One window of the Amycolatopsis mediterranei genome contains the following:
- a CDS encoding cystathionine gamma-synthase produces the protein MVDDYSVLGFETRAIHAGQKPDPRTGAVTVPIYQTSTYAQDGVGGTREGDYEYSRTANPTRSALEEALASLEGGRHALAFASGMAASDVVLRSTLRPGDHLVLGNDAYGGTFRLIDKVLSLWGVEHTVADLADLDEVRAAIRPETKLIWCESPTNPMLGIADIAALAGVAHDAGARLVVDNTFATPYLQNPLALGADIVLHSTTKYLGGHADVVGGAIITNEDELREQFFFLRNTAGAVPGPFDAWLTLRGVKTLALRMERHSDNAEKIVQALIKHPKVTKVYYPGLPEHPGHETAAKQMRRFGGMVSFRHVDGEQAALEVASRTKLFILAESLGGVESLIEHPGKMTHASTAGSTLQVPADLLRLSVGIEDGRDLVADLLAALG, from the coding sequence ATGGTGGACGACTACTCCGTACTCGGCTTCGAGACCCGCGCGATCCACGCCGGTCAGAAGCCCGATCCCCGCACCGGCGCGGTGACCGTGCCGATCTACCAGACCTCGACCTACGCGCAGGACGGCGTGGGCGGTACCCGCGAGGGCGACTACGAGTACTCGCGCACCGCGAACCCGACCCGTTCGGCGCTGGAGGAGGCGCTGGCCTCGCTGGAAGGCGGCCGGCACGCGCTGGCCTTCGCGTCCGGCATGGCCGCCTCCGACGTGGTGCTGCGCAGTACCCTCCGCCCCGGTGACCACCTCGTGCTCGGCAACGACGCCTACGGCGGCACGTTCCGCCTGATCGACAAGGTGCTCAGCCTCTGGGGCGTCGAGCACACCGTCGCCGACCTCGCGGACCTCGACGAGGTGCGCGCCGCGATCCGGCCCGAGACCAAGCTGATCTGGTGCGAGTCGCCGACCAACCCGATGCTGGGCATCGCGGACATCGCCGCGCTGGCCGGGGTCGCGCACGACGCCGGTGCCCGCCTGGTGGTCGACAACACCTTCGCGACGCCGTACCTGCAGAACCCGCTGGCGCTGGGCGCGGACATCGTCCTGCACTCCACGACCAAGTACCTCGGCGGCCACGCCGACGTCGTCGGCGGCGCGATCATCACGAACGAGGACGAACTGCGCGAGCAGTTCTTCTTCCTGCGCAACACCGCGGGCGCGGTGCCGGGGCCGTTCGACGCGTGGCTGACGCTGCGGGGCGTCAAGACCCTCGCCCTGCGCATGGAGCGGCACAGCGACAACGCCGAGAAGATCGTCCAGGCGCTGATCAAGCACCCGAAGGTGACGAAGGTCTACTACCCGGGCCTGCCGGAGCACCCCGGCCACGAGACCGCGGCCAAGCAGATGCGCCGCTTCGGCGGGATGGTCTCCTTCCGCCACGTGGACGGCGAACAGGCCGCGCTGGAGGTGGCTTCGCGCACGAAGCTGTTCATCCTCGCCGAGTCGCTCGGCGGCGTCGAGTCGCTGATCGAGCACCCGGGCAAGATGACCCACGCGAGCACGGCGGGTTCGACCCTCCAGGTCCCGGCCGACCTGCTGCGCCTCTCGGTCGGCATCGAAGACGGCCGCGACCTGGTCGCGGACCTGCTGGCCGCGCTGGGCTGA
- a CDS encoding TIGR03618 family F420-dependent PPOX class oxidoreductase, which translates to MTTVHEPGRGPGPAKPTEEASSRLLAAHSLGALATVNRGGFPHLSTVAYAWDPAERVVRIGSTAGRAKVRQLARDPHAALHVTSADHLAFAVAEGLAAVSPVSSVPGDETGRELLAMQAPFADPGDEAAFLRNMVEDRRVVIRLRVDRLYGGGLDVS; encoded by the coding sequence GTGACCACCGTCCACGAGCCGGGCCGCGGTCCCGGACCCGCCAAGCCCACCGAAGAAGCGTCGAGCCGGCTGCTGGCCGCCCACAGCCTGGGCGCACTGGCCACCGTCAACCGCGGCGGCTTTCCGCACCTGTCCACGGTCGCCTACGCCTGGGATCCGGCCGAGCGCGTGGTGCGGATCGGCTCCACGGCGGGGCGCGCGAAGGTCCGCCAGCTCGCGCGTGACCCGCACGCGGCGCTCCACGTCACCAGCGCCGACCACCTGGCTTTCGCCGTCGCCGAAGGCCTGGCCGCAGTGTCGCCGGTCAGTTCGGTGCCCGGGGACGAGACCGGCCGGGAGCTGCTCGCGATGCAGGCGCCGTTCGCCGATCCCGGCGACGAGGCCGCGTTCCTGCGGAACATGGTCGAGGACCGCCGCGTGGTCATCCGGCTCCGGGTGGACCGGCTCTACGGCGGCGGCCTCGACGTGAGCTGA
- the ilvA gene encoding threonine ammonia-lyase has translation MELVTLERIQAARELLKGVTRVTPMEHARDLRRLHGGPVHLKCENLQRTGSFKIRGAYTRIHGLTVAERERGVVAASAGNHAQGVALASSLLGAKSTVFMPLRAPLPKLAATRGYGADVHLHGALLEETLRAAIEFGERTGAVFIHPFDHPDVIAGQGTVGLEILEQVPGVKTILVATGGGGLVGGVASAVKALRPDVRVVGVQAEEAAAYPPSLAAGAPVRLSTTSTMADGIAVGEPGLVSFAHVESLVDDVVTVSEQFLSRAVLLCLERRKLVVEPAGAATVAALLQHPGEFEPPVVAILSGGNVDPVLLLQIIQHGMTAGGRYLHLRLRVPDRPGSLVGVLSCVSELGANVLDVEHSRISGSLDLGEADVVLSLETRGPEHCKEVEVALTNAGYTVV, from the coding sequence ATGGAACTCGTCACCCTCGAGCGGATCCAGGCCGCCCGGGAACTCCTCAAAGGAGTGACCCGGGTGACGCCGATGGAGCACGCGCGCGACCTGCGCCGGCTCCACGGCGGTCCAGTGCACCTGAAGTGCGAAAACCTGCAGCGGACGGGGTCGTTCAAGATCCGCGGCGCCTACACCCGCATCCACGGCCTGACCGTGGCCGAACGCGAGCGGGGCGTCGTCGCGGCCAGCGCCGGCAACCACGCGCAGGGCGTCGCGCTGGCGTCGTCGCTGCTCGGCGCCAAGTCGACCGTTTTCATGCCGCTGCGGGCCCCGCTGCCGAAGCTCGCCGCCACCCGCGGCTACGGCGCCGACGTCCACCTGCACGGCGCGCTCCTGGAAGAGACGCTGCGGGCCGCGATCGAGTTCGGCGAGCGGACCGGGGCGGTGTTCATCCACCCCTTCGACCACCCGGACGTCATCGCCGGCCAGGGCACGGTCGGCCTCGAGATCCTCGAGCAGGTACCGGGCGTGAAGACCATCCTGGTCGCCACCGGCGGCGGCGGGCTGGTCGGCGGAGTGGCGTCGGCGGTGAAGGCGCTGCGCCCGGACGTCCGCGTCGTCGGCGTCCAGGCCGAGGAAGCCGCCGCGTACCCGCCGTCGCTGGCCGCGGGCGCGCCGGTGCGGCTGAGCACGACCTCGACCATGGCGGACGGGATCGCGGTCGGCGAACCCGGCCTGGTCAGCTTCGCCCACGTCGAGTCGCTGGTCGACGACGTCGTGACGGTGTCCGAGCAGTTCCTCTCCCGTGCCGTCCTGCTGTGCCTGGAGCGGCGGAAGCTGGTGGTCGAGCCGGCCGGCGCGGCCACGGTCGCCGCGCTGCTGCAGCACCCCGGCGAGTTCGAGCCCCCGGTGGTGGCGATCCTCTCCGGCGGCAACGTCGATCCGGTGCTGCTGCTGCAGATCATCCAGCACGGCATGACGGCGGGCGGGCGCTACCTGCACCTGAGGTTGCGGGTCCCGGACCGCCCGGGGTCACTCGTGGGCGTGCTGTCGTGCGTCAGCGAGCTGGGCGCGAACGTCCTCGACGTCGAGCATTCCCGCATCTCCGGCAGCCTGGACCTCGGTGAGGCCGACGTCGTGCTGTCCCTGGAGACCCGCGGCCCCGAGCACTGCAAGGAAGTCGAGGTCGCGCTGACGAACGCGGGCTACACGGTCGTCTGA